The genomic interval TAAGTAATTAACATTTAGCAAAAGGACAGCAATTGTTATTCAATACTATTCATACTATCTCGCTGCTCATCGTCAATAATGTGTATATATAAGGCTGTTGCTGAAAGAGAACTTTGTCCTAACTGATTACTAACTGTCATTTGATTTTTTGTTACCTGGTAAAGCTTAGTAGCAAGAGTATGTCGCATTTTATGAGGTGTAACACGAGTTTTAAATTTAGTTGAATATTTAGCTACCATTTTTTCTATTGTATCTGTCTCAATTCGTTTAGCAGTTTTTTTGTAAGTAGTTAAAAATAATGCTTTCTCATTTTTTTCTGGAGCATATCTCTGTGTACGTACAGTTAAATAATTATCTAAATAGACCATAGCAAATGGTGCAATAATTACTGAATCTTTTTTTCCACCTTTTCGAATAACAGAAACTGTATTAGTGGCCAAATTTAAATCATTGATATTGATGTTTGCTGCTTCAGAAACTCGTAATCCAGTACCTAAAATAAGAGCATTAATCGCTAAGTCACGTTCAAGTGATTTTTTGTAGTAGGGGAGTTGCTTAAGGCTAATGGATTTAGGATAATCATATTCAATAAAGTTTAAATAGCCCATAGATTCATCACCCAGAAATAGTTTCTCTTTAATAGCCGCAGCTCTGCTAGAAAATGTCTCATTTGTCTTTACTGATTTAACTTTTAACATTACATTACGATCAAAATAAGAATTTCCATCTTCTTTTTCTGTTTCTGTAGTTAAATAGTTGAAAAGAGAGGAGAGGCTGGCCATCGTTCTTTTTACAGTATTGTAAGAAAGAGCTTCATTAGTATCAGAACTATTTAATTTTTGTCTAGAGAGAAGAGAAGACTTAAATAATTCAACATCTTCTTTTTTTAAATTCTCTAAAGCAGAGAGAGGGACTAAAGAAATTTTTTTCTTCTTTAACAATAGCTTCCGATAGAAGCCAATTAAAAAATCTACGATAC from Carnobacterium gallinarum DSM 4847 carries:
- the xerS gene encoding tyrosine recombinase XerS, which codes for IVDFLIGFYRKLLLKKKKISLVPLSALENLKKEDVELFKSSLLSRQKLNSSDTNEALSYNTVKRTMASLSSLFNYLTTETEKEDGNSYFDRNVMLKVKSVKTNETFSSRAAAIKEKLFLGDESMGYLNFIEYDYPKSISLKQLPYYKKSLERDLAINALILGTGLRVSEAANININDLNLATNTVSVIRKGGKKDSVIIAPFAMVYLDNYLTVRTQRYAPEKNEKALFLTTYKKTAKRIETDTIEKMVAKYSTKFKTRVTPHKMRHTLATKLYQVTKNQMTVSNQLGQSSLSATALYIHIIDDEQRDSMNSIE